The DNA segment GCTCCGGCTGGTGAATTAATGCCAATTGTCACCGAAGTTGGCACTATCACATTACGCTCAAGTCCCCAAATTTGCCACAGAGGTAATCCCACACGCTTACCCAGCCAATCATACATCGCCATATCCAGCGCTGCCCTAGCCGAGGAAGGAACCTGCTGTTGTGTTAAAATTGGCTCAATTTGCTGTCGTTGTAATGGGTTGAATGCTTCTAAAACTGGTGCAAGTTGCTGCAAGTGACTTTTGATTATATCAGTAGATTGGGAATGAGTACCTACACCAAATGGCGATGCTTCACCCCACCCTTCAATACCATCATGTAAGATTTTTATCCATATATTTGTGGTTTGGGCTGTTGTCCCGCGACTAATAGTCAAAGGAAAGCGTTTATTGACAGTAAATAACTGTACTTCTAATTGCATAGCTCAATATTTACGAGAACAAAAACAGTTTTATTTTAAATGATTGGAGTATGAATAGATTAAAAAAATGGCATATTCTTAAATCAGAAATGGTGATAAATCATCGCTGGTGTCAAGTCAGGCAAGATGAAATAGAATTACCTAATGGCAAAATTATAGATGATTTTTTTGTGGTTATTAGACCGGAAATAGCCTTAATTTTACCTATTACAAATCATCAAGAAATTGTTTTTGTGCGTCAATATAGGCATGGGGTGGGAGAAATTTTATTAGAACTCCCGGCTGGTAGTTTCGATGCTACCAAAGAAAACGCGGAAACAGCAGCAATCAGAGAACTTCAAGAGGAAACAGGTTATGTAGCCCAAAAAGTTACTAAAATAGCTAATTTATATGATAATCCGGTCAAGGATACCAACACAATACATTTATTTTTGGCTGAGAATGTGACAAAAATGAGGGAGCAAAAATTAGACATTACAGAAGATATTGAAGTTGTTTTGATTCCTGTAGCATCAGTTTTAGATAAAATTATCAACAGTGAAATCTCTGTTGCGGGAACAGTTGCGGCTCTCTTTTTAGGTTTAAATTTACTCAACTCATGAATTGACCGACATATAACAATTCTGTTGGAAATATGAATAACTGCTAGTAAGGGACTTGAATACAAGATATCATTACTTTATTTGATTATTTGCTCAAAAATATATCTAATTACTGCTAAGTAACAAATAATTTTGTTAAAATTAATTATTAGTAATTCCAGTATTAATTACCATCTATATCACGAGTTAATCTATGCGCCCTGATTTACAACAATTATACATAACTCAGGAAGAATTAAAGACAATAGCTGGTCTAAGTAACAGAGATATAAAAGCTTATCAAAAGTTACAATACCCACGTTTATCACTGTTACTGCTCATAGGTGATTACGTGCAGAAGATATTAATTCTAGGTTGGGGATTAATTCCTCTGGGATATTTAATTAAATGGAAGTGGTTGCGAAGCAAGCAGAAAAGTATTCTGAATGAAGTAGATAAGTATAATGCTGTTTTAAAAGCGATAGATATTAGAGACCAGCTAGAAGCGGTGGGAAATCAAGAAGCAAAATTTCAGGAGCGTGAACAGTTAATTTCTACACTAACAACCACAAGAAATAATTTGATTGTTGCTTTAAGAACAGAGCAAATTTTAAGAAAAAACCGTACTTTTTTAGCCCGTAATGTGCAACTTTTAGAAAGTAATTTAACTGCTATCCAAGCCTTAGAAATTCAACAGGAAGCAAGAGAATATTCACGGTTACTTAATGAAGCCTTGAAAATTTCCCAAGAAGTGCAAACGGAAATGAAATATTTAGAAGGAGATGAGGAACAGTCACATCTTAGTTGAGGAAAGTATTTAGCAAGATTGATGAATACAGATGACATTTAGTATATATTATACTTTACCTATTACCATTGCTATTGTTTTCTTGGAGAAACCGACTAAAATAAGTATTCAACTTGCGGTTTCATAGGAGTAGCCCTGGCGACTAGAAGTCGCGGCTATACAAACAAAACTCGCCTGCGCGGGTTAAAAACTTGACTTTTTCATTAGTCCACCTGCGTGGACTACTTATTAGAGAAGATTTAGTAAGTTCTCTTAAAAATGAACGAATTTTGCGGGATAATAAAAAACTACCTGCAAATAACCAAGAGTTGTTTATGAATAATTTAGCCAATCTGCAAGCATTATAAGTTAGTAGTCAGACTAACGAGTATATTCAACTTCTCAATTAATCTTTGCAGATACATTGGATGTACAAGCAGAAGTCAGAAAATAAAAAAATCTCAGTTGAGCAAATATCCACTAGGATGTTCCTAAACACAGTCGTCCCCATTGACTTACAATGAACAACCAACCCAAAATTATTGTTTTAGATGATGATCCCACAGGTTCACAAACAGTCCACAGTTGCTTACTGTTGATGCAGTGGGATGTGGATACTTTACGCTGCGGCTTGCAAGATGATTCCCCAATTTTCTTTGTTCTGACCAATACAAGAGCATTACCACCAGAGTCAGCAGCGTCTGTAACTAGAGAAGTTTGTCAAAACTTAAAACTGGCTTTAGCTGCGGAAAATGTGACTGATTTTTTGGTGGTGAGCCGTTCTGATTCTACACTACGGGGACATTATCCTATAGAAACTGATGCGATCGCTCAAGAACTTGGCCCCTTTGATGCTCATTTTCTTGTCCCCGCATTCTTTGTTGGCGAAGCCTCTGGAACAGAGGGTGGACGCATTACCCGTGACAGCGTACATTATCTAATCATTGACGGTGTACCTACCCCAGTTCATGAAACAGAATTTGCCCGTGATTCGGTGTTCAGCTACCATCACAGTTACTTACCTAAGTACGTAGATGAAAAGACTCAAGGGCGTATTAGTGCGGAATCTGTAACCAGATTTTTACTGAATGATATCCGGACTGGTAGTTTAGAACGCTTATTGCAACTGTGTGATAATCAGTGCGCTGTCGTGGATGGTGAAACACAAGCGGATCTCAACTCCTTTGCTGTCGATGTGCTAA comes from the Nodularia sp. NIES-3585 genome and includes:
- a CDS encoding NUDIX hydrolase translates to MNRLKKWHILKSEMVINHRWCQVRQDEIELPNGKIIDDFFVVIRPEIALILPITNHQEIVFVRQYRHGVGEILLELPAGSFDATKENAETAAIRELQEETGYVAQKVTKIANLYDNPVKDTNTIHLFLAENVTKMREQKLDITEDIEVVLIPVASVLDKIINSEISVAGTVAALFLGLNLLNS
- a CDS encoding four-carbon acid sugar kinase family protein, translated to MNNQPKIIVLDDDPTGSQTVHSCLLLMQWDVDTLRCGLQDDSPIFFVLTNTRALPPESAASVTREVCQNLKLALAAENVTDFLVVSRSDSTLRGHYPIETDAIAQELGPFDAHFLVPAFFVGEASGTEGGRITRDSVHYLIIDGVPTPVHETEFARDSVFSYHHSYLPKYVDEKTQGRISAESVTRFLLNDIRTGSLERLLQLCDNQCAVVDGETQADLNSFAVDVLTAASQGKRFLFRSAASILTALAALPPQPIAAENMAEYVREGKPGAIIVGSHVKKTTQQLQALLQVEGTVGIEVDVARLLEDGVKESVQLLSEILESTKAVHNGGQTPVVYTSRQELTFKDVKTRLEFGVKVSSLLMDIVRGLPSDIGFLISKGGITSNDVLSTGLSLNSARLLGQILPGCSMVITTSEHPQFPNLPVVLFPGNVGDADALGTIYKRLTKNT